A window from Primulina huaijiensis isolate GDHJ02 chromosome 13, ASM1229523v2, whole genome shotgun sequence encodes these proteins:
- the LOC140991531 gene encoding UDP-glucuronate 4-epimerase 1-like: MRSLAEEELLLPSTPGKFKDKSRTMHRQFHRCFTSTSTMFLWALFLVALTAAYLSFQSFVDSGSRFFSTAWGGAHWEHQVRSSAKIQRQNGFSVLVTGAAGFVGSHVSIALKKRGDGVVGLDNFNNYYDPSLKMARRSLLDSHKIFIVEGDVNDARLFAKLFEIVRFTHVMHLAAQAGVRYAMENPLSYVHSNIAGLVTLLEACKNSDPQPAIVWASSSSVYGLNEKVPFSESDRTDRPASLYAATKKAGEEITHTYNHIYGLSITGLRFFTVYGPWGRPDMAYFSFTRNILQGKPITVYRGKDRVDLARDFTYIDDIVKGCVASLDTAKKSTGSGGKKRGPAQYRIFNLGNTSPVTVPLMVEILEKHLKVKAKKHMVDMPGNGDVPFTHANISSAQKELGYKPVTDLQTGLKKFVKWYQSYYGHNHRKSLK, encoded by the coding sequence atgaggTCCCTAGCCGAGGAAGAATTGCTCCTGCCTTCTACGCCGGGGAAATTCAAGGATAAATCTCGGACAATGCACCGACAGTTCCACCGGTGTTTTACGTCGACGAGTACGATGTTTCTATGGGCTCTGTTCTTGGTGGCGTTGACGGCGGCTTATTTGAGTTTCCAATCATTCGTCGATTCCGGTAGCAGGTTCTTCTCCACCGCGTGGGGCGGTGCTCACTGGGAACATCAGGTCAGGTCCTCCGCCAAGATTCAACGGCAGAACGGGTTCTCCGTGCTCGTCACCGGCGCCGCCGGATTCGTCGGGTCCCACGTGTCGATTGCCCTGAAGAAACGTGGAGATGGCGTCGTCGGGTTGGACAATTTCAACAACTATTACGACCCTTCATTGAAAATGGCCCGAAGAAGCCTCCTCGATTCCCACAAAATCTTCATCGTGGAAGGCGATGTCAACGACGCCCGCTTGTTCGCCAAGCTCTTCGAGATCGTACGCTTCACCCACGTGATGCACTTGGCTGCGCAGGCTGGTGTACGATACGCCATGGAGAATCCCCTATCTTACGTACACAGCAACATTGCCGGGCTCGTCACCCTTCTCGAAGCCTGCAAAAACTCCGACCCGCAACCCGCGATCGTATGGGCCAGCTCCAGCTCCGTCTACGGGTTGAACGAAAAGGTGCCATTCTCCGAATCTGATCGCACCGACAGACCCGCCTCACTTTACGCAGCCACAAAGAAAGCCGGGGAAGAAATAACACATACGTACAACCACATATACGGGCTATCCATAACCGGGTTGCGTTTCTTCACGGTTTACGGGCCGTGGGGACGACCCGACATGGCGTATTTCTCTTTCACCCGGAATATCTTACAGGGTAAGCCCATCACAGTTTACCGCGGTAAAGACCGGGTTGACTTGGCCCGAGACTTCACTTACATAGATGATATCGTGAAGGGTTGCGTGGCTTCACTGGATACAGCTAAGAAAAGCACCGGGTCAGGCGGGAAGAAACGGGGCCCGGCCCAATATCGGATCTTCAATTTGGGTAATACTTCACCCGTGACAGTGCCCTTGATGGTTGAAATACTGGAGAAGCATTTGAAAGTGAAAGCCAAGAAGCACATGGTGGATATGCCAGGAAACGGCGACGTTCCGTTCACTCATGCGAATATCAGTTCGGCCCAGAAGGAATTAGGGTACAAACCCGTGACCGATTTGCAAACCGGGTTGAAAAAGTTTGTCAAGTGGTACCAATCATATTATGGCCATAATCATCGCAAATCTCTCaagtga
- the LOC140991258 gene encoding uncharacterized protein: MFVVNCVGRSGGLILLWKEPFAVKVHSYTMGHIDCGVQHEENRWRFTGFYGHPETQHRHVSWALLRRLSRLSELQGLPWLVGGDFNEICYDSEKYGGNIRPPNQTRAFRDTLDDCLLQDLHGGGEIFTWVNRRSLSNIIFERLDRYTATLEWRLLYPVAQAQSLEFFHSDHRPILLVLGKMQALPVKRGHVLRFEPHWVTEPDCKEMVEKGWTKSESSISLKDRIMRCKTTLHQWAENRFKSLPRQLKIKRKKLENLKTQALWEQNVNQIGCLEKEVENLATKEEIYWKQRSRANWLAHGDRNSKYFHSCASIRRDRNFIHGLVSSHGDWCTTKSQMIEIIQSYFTKLFESNNSTEEDRRLITDCVEPKIDEHMNSILCAPFSATEIKRALFDMHPDKAPGSDNSK; this comes from the coding sequence ATGTTTGTTGTTAATTGTGTGGGTCGAAGTGGGGGTTTGATACTTCTTTGGAAGGAACCATTTGCAGTCAAGGTGCATTCATACACAATGGGACACATTGATTGTGGGGTACAACATGAGGAAAACCGATGGAGATTTACTGGCTTCTACGGTCATCCAGAAACGCAACACAGACATGTATCTTGGGCTCTCTTACGACGCCTAAGCAGACTGTCGGAACTGCAAGGGCTGCCATGGCTAGTGGGAGGTGACTTCAATGAAATATGCTATGACAGTGAGAAATATGGGGGCAACATACGACCACCTAATCAGACCAGAGCATTTCGGGACACACTTGATGATTGTCTCTTACAAGATCTTCATGGGGGAGGTGAAATTTTTACATGGGTTAACCGTCGATCTTTGagtaatattatatttgagagGCTCGACAGGTACACTGCAACTCTTGAGTGGAGACTTCTGTATCCAGTGGCACAAGCTCAATCGTTGGAGTTTTTTCACTCGGACCATAGACCAATCTTGCTTGTTCTGGGTAAGATGCAGGCACTACCGGTGAAGCGGGGCCATGTGCTTCGATTTGAACCTCATTGGGTGACAGAGCCGGACTGTAAAGAAATGGTTGAAAAAGGATGGACAAAATCTGAATCCTCCATATCTTTAAAAGATCGTATTATGAGGTGTAAAACAACCCTTCACCAATGGGCAGAAAACAGATTTAAAAGCCTTCCTCGACAGCTGAAAATCAAAAGGAAGAaactagaaaatttgaaaacacAAGCACTATGGGAGCAAAATGTGAATCAAATAGGCTGCCTCGAGAAAGAGGTAGAGAACCTTGCAACTAAAGAAGAGATTTATTGGAAACAGCGGAGCCGAGCTAATTGGTTGGCACATGGTGATAGGAACTCAAAATACTTCCATTCATGTGCTTCAATTCGAAGGGATAGGAACTTCATCCATGGACTAGTCTCTTCACATGGAGATTGGTGTACCACGAAAAGCCAAATGATTGAGATTATTCAAAGCTATTTCACCAAATTATTCGAGTCCAATAATTCGACAGAGGAAGACAGAAGATTAATTACAGATTGTGTTGAGCCAAAAATTGATGAACACATGAACTCAATATTGTGTGCCCCTTTCTCAGCCACAGAAATTAAAAGAGCTTTGTTTGACATGCACCCTGATAAAGCTCCAGGAAGTGACAATTCTAAATGA